One stretch of Paraburkholderia fungorum DNA includes these proteins:
- a CDS encoding PrkA family serine protein kinase: protein MDIYSSFATRFEKTREDELSLEEYLALCKDNPAAYATAGERMLTAIGEPEQIDTRNDPRMSRIFANKVIKVYPAFREFYGMEEVIEQVVAYFRHSAQGLEEKKQILYLLGPVGGGKSSIAERLKQLMERVPFYSIKGSPVNESPLGLFDYEEDGPILEEQYGIPRRYLKSILSPWAVKRLHEYNGDIRKFRVVRRYPSILRQIGIAKTEPGDENNQDISSLVGKVDIRKLEQYAQDDADAYSYSGGLCLANQGLLEFVEMFKAPIKVLHPLLTATQEGNFKGTEGFGAIPFDGVILAHSNESEWKAFRNNRNNEALLDRIFVVKVPYCLRYGEEVKIYEKLLRNSSLANAVCAPGTLKMMAQMSVLTRLQEPENSSLFSKMQVYDGENLKDTDPKAKSYQEYRDFAGVDEGMTGVSTRFAFKIMSRVFNFDSTEVAANPVHLMYVLEQQIEREQFPPETEQKYLSFIKDVLASRYAEFIGKEIQTAYLESYSEYGQNIFDRYVTYADFWIQDQEFRDHDTGESFDRAALNAELEKIEKPAGISNPKDFRNEIVNFVLRARAANAGKNPAWISYEKLRVVIEKKMFSNTEELLPVISFNAKGSAEEQRKHEDFVNRMVTKGYTPKQVRLLCDWYLRVRKSS, encoded by the coding sequence ATGGATATCTACAGCAGTTTCGCGACCCGCTTCGAGAAAACGCGAGAAGATGAACTCTCGCTCGAGGAGTACCTCGCGCTCTGCAAAGACAATCCCGCCGCGTACGCCACGGCTGGCGAACGCATGTTGACGGCCATCGGGGAGCCGGAACAGATCGACACTCGTAACGATCCGCGCATGTCGCGTATCTTCGCGAACAAGGTCATCAAGGTATACCCCGCATTCCGTGAGTTCTACGGAATGGAAGAGGTGATCGAGCAGGTGGTCGCCTACTTCCGGCACTCGGCCCAGGGGCTCGAAGAAAAGAAACAGATTCTGTATCTGTTGGGTCCGGTCGGCGGCGGTAAATCGTCGATTGCGGAACGTCTGAAACAACTCATGGAACGCGTGCCGTTTTACTCGATCAAGGGCTCGCCCGTGAACGAGTCGCCGCTCGGTCTGTTCGACTATGAGGAAGACGGCCCGATTCTCGAAGAACAATACGGCATTCCACGCCGCTACCTGAAAAGCATCCTCAGTCCGTGGGCGGTGAAACGCCTGCACGAATATAACGGCGACATCCGCAAGTTCCGCGTGGTGCGCCGCTACCCGTCCATTCTTCGCCAGATCGGTATTGCCAAGACCGAGCCGGGCGACGAGAACAATCAGGACATCTCGTCACTGGTCGGCAAGGTCGACATCCGCAAGCTCGAACAGTACGCACAGGACGACGCAGACGCCTACAGCTACTCCGGTGGCCTGTGTCTCGCCAATCAGGGTCTGCTCGAGTTCGTCGAAATGTTCAAGGCGCCGATCAAGGTCCTGCACCCGCTGCTCACTGCAACCCAGGAAGGCAACTTCAAGGGCACGGAAGGCTTCGGCGCGATTCCTTTCGACGGCGTGATTCTCGCTCACTCGAACGAGTCGGAATGGAAGGCGTTCCGCAACAACCGCAACAACGAAGCACTGCTCGACCGGATCTTCGTGGTGAAGGTGCCGTACTGCCTGCGTTACGGTGAAGAGGTCAAGATCTACGAGAAGCTGCTGCGTAATTCGTCGCTGGCGAATGCGGTGTGCGCGCCGGGCACGTTGAAGATGATGGCGCAGATGTCGGTGCTCACGCGTTTGCAGGAGCCCGAGAATTCGAGCCTCTTCTCGAAGATGCAGGTGTACGACGGCGAGAATCTGAAGGACACCGATCCGAAGGCGAAGTCGTATCAGGAGTACCGCGATTTTGCAGGCGTCGATGAAGGGATGACCGGCGTGTCGACCCGCTTCGCGTTCAAGATCATGTCGCGCGTATTCAACTTCGACTCAACGGAAGTCGCGGCGAATCCGGTGCATCTGATGTACGTGCTCGAACAGCAGATCGAACGCGAACAGTTTCCGCCGGAAACGGAACAGAAGTACCTGTCCTTTATCAAGGACGTGCTCGCCTCGCGCTACGCGGAGTTCATCGGCAAGGAAATTCAGACTGCGTATCTGGAGTCGTATTCCGAGTACGGTCAGAACATCTTCGATCGCTATGTGACGTACGCCGACTTCTGGATTCAGGATCAGGAGTTCCGCGACCACGACACCGGCGAGAGTTTCGACCGCGCGGCGCTGAACGCCGAACTGGAGAAGATCGAGAAACCGGCAGGCATCAGTAACCCGAAGGACTTCCGCAACGAGATTGTGAACTTCGTGCTGCGTGCGCGTGCTGCGAATGCGGGCAAGAACCCCGCATGGATCAGCTACGAAAAGCTGCGCGTCGTGATCGAAAAGAAGATGTTCTCGAACACGGAAGAACTGCTGCCGGTTATCTCGTTCAACGCCAAGGGCTCGGCGGAAGAGCAACGCAAGCACGAAGACTTCGTCAACCGGATGGTGACGAAGGGCTACACGCCGAAGCAGGTGCGCTTGTTGTGTGACTGGTATCTGCGTGTGCGCAAGTCGTCATGA
- a CDS encoding hydratase has translation MTPYDLAQRLVEARRLHRPIDAPAPDSLPPDAATAYAIQQAVITGLGDSTGAWKIGAKAPGGAAAGAPIPASLVLPSPARVAHGGFFRVLIELEIAFRFAEAIEPRGRAYARDEVLSKVGVVLPAIEIVDSRFSEWPNVAPLAQLADAQNNGALITGHPVAYAGLARNFDFVSPELELTFDGESLVPEATGNPAGDPRELLVWFVNHCAAMGITIEPEWTLTTGSYVGAHKLEHGGVVRGHIDGLGEVEIELT, from the coding sequence ATGACGCCATACGACCTCGCGCAACGCCTCGTCGAAGCACGCCGGCTGCATCGCCCGATCGATGCGCCCGCCCCCGACAGTCTGCCGCCCGATGCGGCAACCGCGTACGCGATCCAGCAGGCGGTCATCACCGGTCTCGGCGACTCGACCGGCGCCTGGAAGATCGGCGCGAAAGCCCCAGGCGGCGCTGCCGCGGGCGCGCCGATTCCGGCCTCGCTGGTACTGCCTTCGCCTGCACGGGTCGCGCATGGCGGTTTTTTCCGGGTGCTGATCGAACTGGAGATCGCCTTCCGTTTCGCCGAGGCGATCGAGCCGCGCGGCCGGGCCTACGCGCGCGATGAAGTGCTGTCGAAGGTCGGCGTCGTGCTGCCGGCCATCGAGATCGTCGATAGCCGTTTCAGCGAATGGCCGAACGTCGCGCCGCTCGCGCAACTCGCCGATGCACAGAACAACGGCGCATTGATTACGGGCCATCCGGTCGCCTATGCGGGTCTCGCCCGCAACTTCGATTTCGTTTCGCCGGAACTGGAATTGACCTTCGACGGTGAGTCGCTGGTGCCGGAAGCGACCGGCAATCCGGCGGGCGACCCGCGCGAGCTACTTGTGTGGTTCGTCAATCACTGCGCGGCAATGGGCATCACCATCGAACCCGAATGGACGCTGACCACCGGTTCGTATGTTGGCGCACACAAGCTGGAACACGGCGGCGTGGTGCGCGGGCACATCGACGGGCTGGGTGAAGTGGAGATTGAACTGACGTGA
- a CDS encoding methyl-accepting chemotaxis protein: MLNKGITIKARIGLTMAFLAALLVAIGGFGLFGMGRSNDAYKDTFTNAMPSAVNIGNAELYAARERLALDRAAFMIGTPDAVPTLERAHAMRTTSDMWWKKYLSLPRSADEDRLAQDVAGKRDTLHQEMDAFSATVAANDSAKVVDGAKRLQATYNELSNADDALRKFQFESAQQGYDAAQGSFDVFRMVSLAALLIGVLAAVISYLTLSRAIARPLDEALGHFDAIASGDLRRPVAVTSRDEMGQLLEGIAKMQRSLIETVRTVRSGSESIATATRQIAAGNIDLSSRTEEQASALQETASSMEELTGTVKQNADNARQASSLAANASEIANKGSAVVGQVVGTMGDINQSSARIADIISIIEGIAFQTNILALNAAVEAARAGEEGRGFAVVAGEVRSLAQRSSAAAKEIKELIDTSVERVQSGSALVDEAGRTMTEIIGAVQRVTDIMGEIAAASEEQSGGIDQVARAVTQMDEVTQQNAALVEEAAAAASSLEDQAGKLRTAVAVFQLDEGGYRAPESTPRRASTPVRPAARKAPSMSAATRAPAAPAVSAAAPAAAAPARAPAKAAVTASAGGDQDWETF, encoded by the coding sequence ATGTTGAACAAAGGCATTACGATCAAGGCGCGGATTGGCCTCACGATGGCTTTTCTCGCCGCGCTGCTGGTAGCGATTGGCGGTTTCGGTTTGTTCGGCATGGGCCGTTCGAACGATGCATACAAGGACACGTTCACCAACGCGATGCCTAGCGCCGTCAATATCGGCAATGCCGAGTTGTACGCCGCGCGCGAGCGCCTCGCTCTCGACCGCGCCGCGTTCATGATCGGCACGCCCGACGCGGTGCCGACGCTGGAGCGCGCGCACGCAATGCGCACCACCTCCGACATGTGGTGGAAAAAGTATCTCTCCCTGCCGCGCAGCGCCGACGAAGACCGTCTCGCGCAGGACGTCGCGGGCAAGCGCGACACGCTGCATCAGGAAATGGACGCGTTTTCGGCCACCGTGGCAGCGAACGATTCGGCCAAGGTGGTCGACGGCGCGAAACGTCTGCAGGCGACTTACAACGAACTGTCCAATGCCGACGACGCATTGCGCAAGTTCCAGTTCGAGTCGGCCCAGCAGGGTTACGACGCGGCGCAGGGCAGCTTCGACGTGTTCCGCATGGTCAGCCTCGCCGCACTGTTGATCGGCGTGCTGGCCGCCGTGATCTCGTACCTGACGCTGAGCCGCGCGATTGCCCGTCCGCTGGACGAAGCGCTCGGCCATTTCGACGCGATCGCTTCCGGCGATCTGCGTCGCCCGGTTGCCGTGACTTCGCGTGACGAAATGGGCCAGCTGCTGGAAGGCATCGCGAAAATGCAGCGCAGCCTGATCGAAACCGTTCGCACGGTGCGCAGCGGCAGCGAGTCGATCGCGACCGCCACGCGTCAGATCGCGGCCGGCAACATCGACCTGTCGTCGCGTACTGAAGAGCAGGCGTCGGCGTTGCAGGAAACCGCGTCGAGCATGGAAGAGCTGACCGGCACGGTCAAGCAGAACGCCGACAACGCCCGCCAGGCAAGCTCGCTCGCGGCGAACGCGTCGGAAATCGCCAACAAGGGCAGCGCCGTGGTCGGCCAGGTGGTCGGCACGATGGGCGACATCAACCAGAGTTCGGCCCGGATCGCCGACATCATCTCGATCATCGAGGGGATCGCGTTCCAGACCAACATCCTGGCCCTGAATGCGGCCGTGGAAGCGGCGCGAGCCGGCGAAGAAGGGCGCGGTTTCGCGGTCGTGGCGGGCGAAGTGCGCAGCCTCGCGCAGCGTTCGTCGGCGGCGGCGAAGGAAATCAAGGAATTGATCGACACGTCGGTGGAGCGCGTTCAGTCGGGCTCGGCGCTGGTGGACGAAGCCGGCCGCACGATGACCGAGATCATCGGCGCGGTGCAGCGCGTGACGGACATCATGGGCGAGATCGCGGCGGCATCGGAAGAGCAGAGCGGCGGGATCGACCAGGTGGCGCGCGCTGTCACGCAGATGGACGAAGTGACGCAACAGAACGCAGCGTTGGTGGAAGAAGCGGCTGCGGCGGCATCTTCGCTCGAAGACCAGGCCGGCAAGCTGCGCACGGCGGTGGCCGTGTTCCAGCTCGACGAGGGTGGCTATCGCGCGCCGGAAAGCACGCCGCGCCGTGCGTCGACGCCGGTGCGTCCGGCTGCGCGCAAGGCACCGTCGATGTCGGCTGCGACGCGTGCTCCTGCCGCTCCGGCGGTGTCTGCTGCTGCACCGGCCGCTGCTGCGCCGGCCAGAGCACCCGCCAAGGCCGCAGTGACCGCGAGCGCCGGTGGCGATCAGGATTGGGAAACGTTCTAA
- the rbsK gene encoding ribokinase, with the protein MASNETRSRVTVVGSLNMDLVARAPRMPHPGETLAGRTFTQVAGGKGGNQAVAAARLGAQVSMLGCVGADGNGAQLRAGLEAEGIDCSAVETGSEATGVALIVVDDASQNAIVIVAGSNGELTPETVGRHEAVLASADVVICQLETPPDTVRAALAAARRLGKTVILNPAPATGPLPADWLPLIDYLIPNELEAATLTGLPVDSPEDAARAAAALQAAGVRNVLVTLGARGVYAALDGGHAALYDAAKVKAIDTTAAGDTFIGGFAAQLAQGENVDTAIRFAQRAAALSVTRAGAQPSIPTRDEVGAAG; encoded by the coding sequence GTGGCAAGTAACGAAACGCGCTCACGCGTGACAGTGGTCGGCAGTCTGAACATGGATCTGGTGGCGCGTGCGCCGCGTATGCCGCATCCCGGCGAGACGCTCGCCGGCCGCACGTTCACGCAGGTCGCGGGCGGCAAGGGCGGCAACCAGGCGGTCGCGGCCGCGCGGCTCGGCGCGCAGGTGTCGATGCTCGGCTGCGTCGGCGCGGACGGTAACGGTGCGCAATTGCGCGCGGGTCTGGAGGCGGAAGGAATCGACTGCTCGGCGGTGGAAACCGGCAGCGAAGCGACCGGCGTCGCGCTGATCGTCGTCGACGATGCGAGCCAGAACGCGATCGTGATTGTCGCGGGCAGCAATGGTGAACTCACGCCGGAGACGGTCGGCCGTCACGAGGCCGTGCTGGCGTCCGCCGATGTGGTGATTTGCCAGCTCGAAACCCCGCCCGACACGGTGCGCGCAGCACTGGCCGCAGCGCGGCGTCTGGGCAAGACGGTGATTCTGAACCCCGCGCCCGCCACCGGTCCGCTGCCTGCCGACTGGCTGCCGCTGATCGATTACCTGATTCCGAACGAACTGGAAGCCGCCACGCTGACCGGTTTGCCGGTCGATTCCCCCGAAGATGCAGCCAGAGCGGCTGCCGCGCTGCAGGCGGCCGGTGTTCGCAACGTGCTGGTGACGCTCGGCGCGCGCGGCGTCTACGCGGCGCTCGATGGCGGACATGCCGCGCTATACGACGCGGCGAAGGTGAAAGCCATCGATACGACTGCAGCGGGCGATACGTTTATCGGCGGCTTTGCGGCGCAGCTTGCGCAGGGCGAGAACGTCGATACGGCGATCCGGTTTGCGCAACGCGCGGCGGCGTTGTCGGTGACTCGCGCGGGTGCGCAGCCGTCGATTCCCACTCGCGACGAAGTGGGCGCAGCGGGTTGA
- a CDS encoding LacI family DNA-binding transcriptional regulator — translation MATIKDVAAVAGVSFTTVSHVVNNSRPVSADVRAKVEHAIRQLHYVPSAVARSLKARATATIGLVVPNSTNPYFAELARGIEDGCSRNGYCVFFCNSDDDPAKQRNYLRVLQEKRIDGLIVASAGDDAVLAQTLADAHEPLVIVDRNIEGLNADLVQIDHEKGAYLATRHLLELGHVRIGCITGPVATAVSAMRVHGFIRAMTERGIEIPPDAIVESDFSGTGGHRAAGQLFDTVKPSAIFAGNDMMGIGALRAAAERNISVPRDCSIIGFDDIELGRFTYPALSTVGQSVRALGDMAAQTLIERIAGSARGGAGLPVGTRAAGRRRVVSPRLIVRESTATWAGAEKHGLAA, via the coding sequence ATGGCGACGATCAAGGATGTAGCGGCCGTGGCAGGGGTGTCGTTCACGACGGTATCGCACGTGGTGAATAACTCGCGGCCAGTGTCCGCCGACGTGCGCGCGAAGGTCGAGCACGCGATCCGTCAGCTTCACTATGTGCCGTCGGCGGTGGCGCGCTCGCTGAAAGCGCGGGCGACGGCGACTATCGGGCTGGTGGTGCCGAACAGCACGAATCCGTATTTCGCGGAACTGGCGCGCGGTATCGAGGACGGCTGTTCGCGCAATGGCTACTGCGTGTTCTTCTGCAATTCCGACGACGATCCGGCCAAGCAGCGTAACTATTTGCGCGTGCTGCAGGAAAAGCGCATCGACGGGCTGATCGTCGCGTCCGCAGGCGACGACGCCGTGCTCGCGCAGACCCTCGCCGACGCGCACGAGCCGCTGGTGATCGTGGACCGCAACATCGAAGGGCTGAACGCGGATCTGGTGCAGATCGACCATGAAAAGGGCGCGTATCTCGCCACGCGTCATCTGCTCGAACTCGGGCATGTGCGGATCGGCTGTATTACGGGGCCGGTCGCGACGGCGGTCAGCGCCATGCGCGTGCACGGCTTCATCCGCGCGATGACCGAGCGCGGCATCGAGATTCCGCCTGACGCGATCGTCGAAAGCGATTTTTCGGGCACGGGCGGGCATCGCGCGGCCGGGCAGCTATTCGATACGGTCAAGCCGTCGGCGATTTTCGCGGGCAACGACATGATGGGTATCGGCGCATTGCGCGCAGCGGCGGAGCGCAATATCAGCGTGCCGCGCGATTGCTCGATCATCGGTTTCGACGACATCGAACTGGGGCGCTTTACGTATCCGGCGTTGTCGACGGTCGGGCAATCGGTGCGTGCGTTGGGCGACATGGCGGCGCAGACGCTGATCGAGCGGATCGCGGGAAGCGCGCGAGGCGGTGCCGGTTTGCCGGTCGGCACGCGGGCGGCGGGGCGTCGTCGGGTGGTGTCGCCGAGGCTGATCGTGCGTGAATCCACGGCGACGTGGGCCGGAGCGGAGAAGCACGGATTGGCGGCTTGA
- a CDS encoding ABC transporter permease, which yields MTDQSLRETSGGKQGAAGANAGAGGNVTPPADPSAPLASGKPAGTRLGFSNYLGLAGALLAMIVLFSLLSSHFLTYDTFSTIANQIPDLVVMSVGMTFVLIIAGIDLSVGSVLALGASVVSVAALKWGWGPIPSALLGMAAAALTGTITGAVTVGWRIPSFIVSLGVLEAARGLAYQMTNSRTAYIGDAFDILSNPIALGISPAFLIAVAVMVIAQLVLTRTVFGRYLVGIGTNEEAVRLAGVNPRPYKVIVFALMGAMAGLAALFQISRLEAADPNAGVGMELQVIAAVVIGGTSLMGGRGSVISTFFGVLIISVLAAGLAQIGANEPTKRMITGAVIVVAVVLDTYRSRRKRA from the coding sequence ATGACCGATCAATCGTTGCGGGAAACATCGGGCGGCAAGCAGGGCGCAGCAGGCGCAAACGCCGGCGCGGGCGGCAACGTCACGCCGCCGGCCGATCCGTCGGCGCCGCTCGCGAGCGGCAAACCGGCCGGCACGCGGCTCGGCTTTTCGAACTACCTGGGTCTGGCCGGCGCGTTGCTGGCGATGATCGTGCTGTTCTCGCTGCTGAGTTCGCACTTTCTGACTTACGACACGTTCAGCACGATCGCCAATCAGATTCCGGATCTGGTGGTGATGTCGGTGGGGATGACCTTCGTGCTGATCATCGCGGGGATCGATCTGTCGGTGGGGTCGGTGCTGGCGCTGGGGGCGTCGGTGGTCAGCGTGGCGGCGCTCAAGTGGGGCTGGGGGCCGATCCCGTCGGCGCTGCTCGGTATGGCGGCCGCCGCGCTGACCGGCACGATCACCGGCGCGGTGACGGTGGGCTGGCGGATTCCGTCGTTCATCGTGTCGCTCGGCGTGCTCGAAGCGGCACGCGGGCTGGCCTACCAGATGACGAATTCGCGCACCGCCTATATCGGCGACGCGTTCGACATCCTGTCGAACCCGATCGCGCTCGGCATTTCGCCGGCGTTCCTGATCGCGGTCGCGGTGATGGTGATCGCGCAACTTGTGCTCACGCGCACGGTGTTCGGTCGTTATCTGGTCGGCATCGGCACGAACGAGGAAGCGGTGCGGCTCGCGGGCGTCAATCCGCGGCCTTACAAGGTGATCGTGTTCGCGCTGATGGGCGCGATGGCAGGCCTCGCCGCGCTGTTCCAGATTTCGCGTCTGGAAGCGGCCGACCCGAACGCGGGCGTCGGCATGGAGCTGCAGGTGATCGCGGCGGTGGTGATCGGCGGCACGAGCCTGATGGGCGGACGCGGTTCGGTGATCAGCACGTTTTTCGGCGTGTTGATCATCTCGGTGCTGGCAGCCGGGCTCGCGCAGATCGGCGCGAACGAGCCGACCAAACGGATGATCACCGGTGCGGTGATCGTCGTGGCCGTGGTGCTGGATACGTATCGGAGCCGGCGCAAGCGGGCGTGA
- a CDS encoding sugar ABC transporter ATP-binding protein — protein sequence MDSTDHNASPVVLSVSGIGKTYAEPVLADVSLSLRAGEVLALTGENGAGKSTLSKIIGGLVDPTAGTMQLGGAPYAPASRTQAEALGVRMVMQELNLLPTLSVAENLFLNRLPRAGAFSFGWIDRRKLREDARQAMAQVGLDAIDPDTLVGELGIGHQQMVEIARNLIDDCRVLILDEPTAMLTAREVDLLFEQIDRLKSRGVALVYISHRLEELARVAEQVAVLRDGRLVHVDAMANLTSDEIVTWMVGRELGERIDLGVRNIGATLLKVDRLARGKVVRDVSFEVRAGEIFGISGLIGAGRTELMRLIYGADQKDSGTVALAATPGATPAPVEIASPSDAVRAGIALITEDRKGEGLLLPQPIAANVSLGNIGSVARHGVVDAKRENALAQKQIDAMRIRSSGPGQIVGELSGGNQQKVVIGRWLARDCRVLLFDEPTRGIDVGAKFDIYGLMGALAREGRALVVVSSDLRELMLICDRIGVMSAGSMTGVFERDSWSQDALLAAAFAGYRSREAMLHAPDTTEAGSL from the coding sequence ATGGATTCAACCGACCACAACGCGTCACCCGTTGTACTGTCCGTCAGCGGCATCGGTAAGACCTATGCCGAACCGGTGCTCGCCGACGTTTCGCTGTCGCTGCGAGCCGGTGAAGTATTGGCGCTGACCGGCGAGAACGGCGCGGGCAAGAGCACGCTGTCCAAAATCATCGGCGGGCTGGTCGATCCGACCGCCGGCACGATGCAACTGGGCGGCGCGCCTTACGCACCGGCCAGCCGGACACAGGCCGAAGCGCTCGGCGTGCGGATGGTGATGCAGGAGCTGAATCTGCTGCCGACCTTGTCGGTGGCCGAGAATCTGTTCCTGAACCGGCTGCCGCGTGCGGGCGCATTCAGCTTTGGCTGGATCGACCGTCGCAAGCTGCGCGAGGACGCGCGTCAGGCGATGGCGCAAGTCGGCCTCGACGCCATCGACCCCGACACGCTGGTGGGCGAACTCGGGATCGGTCATCAGCAGATGGTGGAGATCGCGCGCAATCTGATCGACGACTGCCGCGTGCTGATCCTCGACGAACCGACCGCGATGCTGACCGCGCGCGAGGTCGATCTGCTGTTCGAACAGATCGACCGGCTGAAGTCGCGCGGCGTCGCGCTGGTCTATATCTCGCACCGGCTCGAAGAGCTGGCGCGGGTCGCCGAGCAGGTCGCGGTGTTGCGCGACGGCCGCCTCGTGCACGTCGACGCGATGGCGAACCTGACCAGCGACGAGATCGTCACGTGGATGGTCGGCCGCGAACTCGGCGAGCGGATCGATCTGGGCGTGCGCAACATCGGCGCGACGCTGTTGAAGGTGGACCGGCTCGCGCGCGGCAAGGTGGTGCGCGACGTGTCGTTCGAGGTGCGGGCGGGTGAGATTTTCGGCATCAGCGGGCTGATCGGCGCGGGCCGAACCGAGCTGATGCGGCTGATTTACGGCGCCGATCAGAAGGACAGCGGCACGGTAGCGCTGGCCGCGACGCCGGGCGCGACGCCAGCACCGGTGGAGATCGCGTCGCCGTCGGACGCGGTGCGCGCGGGCATCGCGCTGATCACCGAAGACCGCAAAGGCGAAGGCCTGCTGCTGCCGCAACCGATCGCGGCCAACGTGTCGCTTGGCAATATCGGCAGCGTCGCGCGGCATGGCGTGGTCGACGCGAAACGCGAAAACGCGCTCGCGCAGAAGCAGATCGACGCGATGCGGATCCGCAGTTCGGGACCTGGGCAGATTGTCGGCGAGCTGTCGGGCGGCAACCAGCAGAAGGTCGTGATCGGCCGCTGGCTGGCGCGCGATTGCCGCGTGCTGTTATTTGACGAACCGACGCGCGGTATCGACGTCGGCGCGAAGTTCGATATTTATGGCTTGATGGGCGCGCTGGCCCGGGAAGGGCGCGCGCTCGTCGTGGTGTCGAGCGACCTGCGTGAGCTGATGCTGATCTGCGACCGGATCGGCGTGATGTCCGCGGGAAGCATGACGGGCGTGTTCGAGCGTGATAGCTGGTCGCAGGATGCGTTGCTGGCGGCTGCATTTGCCGGTTACCGCAGCCGCGAGGCGATGCTGCACGCCCCCGATACCACTGAAGCAGGGAGTCTGTGA
- a CDS encoding sugar ABC transporter substrate-binding protein, translating to MSHCNGHRMRRRILAAAVLATATAALPFSAAYAQSAPAHKPKVALVMKSLANEFFLTMETGAKDYQAHNSSHFDLITNGIKDETDTANQIRIVEQMIVSKVDAIVLAPADSKALAPVVKKAVDAGIIVVNIDNRLDQDVLKSKDLNVPFVGPDNAKGAQMVGDYLAKRLKSGDEVGIIEGVSTTTNAQQRTAGFKAAMQTVGAKVVSVQSGEWEIDKGNTVAAAMLNEYPNLKALLAGNDNMAIGAVSAVRAAGKQGKVLVVGYDNINAIKPMLKDGRVLATADQYAAKQAVFGIDTALKALSEHKKQSELSGVVETPVSLVTK from the coding sequence ATGAGTCATTGCAACGGTCATCGCATGCGCCGCCGCATTCTTGCAGCTGCCGTCCTCGCTACCGCCACCGCCGCCTTGCCGTTTTCAGCCGCCTACGCGCAGAGCGCTCCCGCTCACAAGCCCAAGGTCGCGCTGGTCATGAAGTCCCTCGCCAACGAATTTTTCCTGACCATGGAAACCGGCGCGAAGGATTATCAGGCCCACAATTCCAGCCATTTCGACCTGATCACCAACGGCATCAAGGACGAGACCGACACGGCGAACCAGATCCGTATCGTCGAGCAGATGATCGTGTCGAAGGTCGACGCCATCGTGCTCGCACCGGCCGATTCGAAGGCGCTTGCGCCGGTCGTCAAGAAGGCGGTCGATGCGGGCATCATCGTCGTGAATATCGACAACCGGCTCGATCAGGACGTGCTCAAGTCGAAAGACCTGAACGTGCCGTTCGTCGGACCGGATAACGCGAAGGGCGCGCAGATGGTCGGCGATTACCTGGCCAAGCGTCTGAAGTCGGGCGACGAGGTCGGCATCATCGAAGGCGTATCGACCACGACCAACGCACAGCAGCGTACCGCGGGCTTCAAGGCGGCGATGCAGACGGTCGGCGCGAAGGTCGTGTCGGTGCAGTCGGGCGAGTGGGAAATCGACAAGGGCAATACGGTGGCCGCTGCCATGCTCAACGAGTACCCGAACCTGAAGGCGCTGCTCGCCGGTAACGACAACATGGCGATCGGCGCGGTCTCCGCCGTGCGTGCGGCGGGCAAGCAGGGCAAGGTGCTGGTGGTCGGCTACGACAACATCAACGCGATCAAGCCGATGCTGAAGGACGGCCGCGTGCTCGCCACCGCCGATCAATACGCGGCCAAGCAGGCCGTGTTCGGAATCGACACCGCGCTGAAGGCGCTCAGCGAGCACAAGAAGCAGTCGGAGCTGTCGGGCGTGGTGGAAACGCCGGTCAGCCTGGTGACGAAGTAA